The Lycium barbarum isolate Lr01 chromosome 12, ASM1917538v2, whole genome shotgun sequence genome includes a region encoding these proteins:
- the LOC132624193 gene encoding uncharacterized protein LOC132624193: MRRIAKEPILEDQLKSMGVQMWHPDFKPEEDSLMAPIWVLLPKLPFHCHTWHYVKQILSPIGIPLIMDNATTNRTRPSMAKVRVEVDLTKPRIDKIWVGLEDESYPLKGFYQKVEYESVPKFCTHCKKLGHSLVQCRFAKKKNDDNKNEMIQEGVDQAVTSENNDSEEKEKVEKKNDTKQVEEKAVEIHANKTKGEKQREKRKQRRRRNALKVVRNKGQEGIKNKEKKQLKNGEKEKQNQVNNDNIDHDTNQLLNKDTVSANEVENQERDVNQEKNSLGEDNNISEEHQEIPKENQIHKTGVVITTNDKEESSNKDLSVPHQSPLKTHNVFESIADDTGQFEEEEEQG, encoded by the coding sequence ATGAGGAGAATTGCAAAAGAACCTATTTTAGAAGATCAATTGAAATCAATGGGGGTACAAATGTGGCACCCAGATTTCAAGCCTGAAGAAGACTCACTAATGGCTCCTATTTGGGTACTTCTGCCTAAACTTCCTTTTCACTGTCACACATGGCACTATGTAAAACAAATTCTATCTCCAATAGGAATCCCTCTTATTATGGATAATGCTACAACCAATAGGACTCGACCAAGTATGGCTAAGGTCCGAGTAGAAGTTGATTTGACTAAGCCTCGCATAGATAAAATATGGGTAGGTTTAGAGGATGAATCCTATCCTCTCAAAGGTTTTTATCAAAAAGTTGAATATGAAAGTGTTCCTAAGTTTTGTACTCATTGCAAAAAACTAGGACACTCTTTAGTTCAATGCAGATTTGCAAAGAAGAAAAATGATGATAATAAGAATGAAATGATCCAGGAAGGTGTTGATCAAGCTGTGACTAGTGAGAATAATGACAGTGAGGAGAAAGAAAAAGTGGAAAAGAAAAATGACACTAAACAGGTTGAGGAAAAAGCTGTAGAAATACATGCTAATAAGACCaaaggagaaaaacaaagggAGAAGAGAAAGCAAAGAAGGAGAAGAAATGCTCTTAAAGTTGTTAGAAACAAAGGCCAAGAAGGAATTAAAAACAAGGAAAAGAAGCAGTTGAAAAATGGAGAAAAGGAGAAACAAAATCAGGTCAATAATGATAATATTGATCATGATACCAATCAACTCCTTAATAAAGACACTGTCTCTGCTAATGAAGTTGAAAATCAGGAAAGAGATGTCAATCAGGAAAAGAACTCTCTAGGGGAGGATAACAACATATCAGAGGAACATCAAGAAATACCTAAAGAAAATCAGATTCACAAAACTGGGGTAGTGATCACCACCAATGACAAGGAGGAGAGCAGTAACAAAGATTTAAGTGTGCCCCATCAATCCCCACTCAAGACTCATAATGTGTTTGAGAGTATAGCTGATGACACCGGGCAGTTTGAAGAAGAGGAAGAACAGGGGTAA